In a genomic window of Onychostoma macrolepis isolate SWU-2019 chromosome 08, ASM1243209v1, whole genome shotgun sequence:
- the LOC131545300 gene encoding uncharacterized protein LOC131545300: MYRGEIFAYPLYLQKELMPAKAQFFAMDVACKYWPYLEKAASVLPALQDLTTMKPFLSVMHARAHATKCELPLTLCPDNQIYVQSSTGTHAYVDVERDVFCGSTPLHAVTFNKICEETPNTSHGSQGTAHRGLQQSIEGLYLSVRQRKQTLYRQNDHSKLRHRLRRKLAEDKKLLLQEIEKYNGLVLDSATNIDVAVVEHSLTGESTVSQIWPWEVHGSANISIKKQLHDQVMLTVRLQEEKSILVLEMAQHCTCLQSLAVVLKNKIAEEDVDKGNEGLCCLLRRRLSEVSERLQVLLQQYKTALGPEASALLHVEVEDQGGLSSPDTSEDEENTI, translated from the exons ATGTACAGGGGGGAGATATTTGCCTACCCTCTGTATCTTCAGAAGGAGCTCATGCCAGCCAAGGCACAATTCTTTGCAATGGATGTGGCTTGCAAATATTGGCCATACTTGGAGAAAGCTGCTAGTGTCCTTCCTGCTCTTCAAGATCTGACCACAATGAAACCTTTCCTCAGTGTGATGCATGCTCGAGCCCATGCTACTAAGTGTGAa CTACCTCTCACGTTGTGCCCAGACAACCAAATATATGTCCAAAGCAG CACGGGTACACATGCTTACGTTGATGTAGAGAGAGACGTTTTTTGTGGTTCCACCCCATTGCATGCAGTCACTTTCAACAAGATATGTGAAG AGACACCAAATACATCTCATGGCAGTCAAGGCACCGCACACAGAGGACTTCAGCAGTCAATTGAGGGGCTTTACCTTAGTGTGAGGCAGCGGAAGCAAACCCTTTACCGTCAGAATG ACCACAGCAAGCTTCGCCACCGCCTTCGAAGGAAGCTGGCAGAAGACAAAAAGCTCCTCCTTCAGGAGATCGAGAAATACAATGGTCTTGTACTAGACTCTGCCACTAACATTGATGTAGCTGTGGTGGAGCATTCCCTGACTGGAGAGAGCACTGTGTCTCAAATATGGCCGTGGGAGGTTCATGGCAGTG CAAACATTTCGATCAAGAAACAGCTGCATGATCAAGTGATGTTGACAGTGCGACTGCaagaggaaaaaagcattttgGTGTTGGAGATGGCACAACACTGCACATGTTTGCAGAGCCTGGCAGTGGTTCTGAAGAACAAGATAGCTGAGGAGG atgTAGACAAGGGAAATGAGGGACTTTGCTGTCTCTTAAGAAGACGACTGTCAGAGGTGTCAGAAAGGTTGCAAGTGCTCCTCCAACAGTACAAGACTGCTTTAGGCCCTGAGGCCTCTGCCCTTCTACATGTTGAAGTAGAAGATCAAGGTGGCCTCAGTAGTCCAGACACCAGTGAGGATGAAGAAAACACAATTTag
- the LOC131545334 gene encoding tumor necrosis factor receptor superfamily member 14-like isoform X1, giving the protein MRTIFLTCGFLLSVVAFGKACGPSEYKSAAEECCPMCNIGSVVRSDCSGDLSTTCKPCSPGTFISEPNGLHKCFTCRDCGESQGLYIQSTCTTIKDTICDVLDGYYCIDYSNSQCHHAQKHSVCKPGQETKRPGTKTLDTICVNCPHGFFSPSGLICTKWTDCTARNQIQTEVGDSVKDVICTPKSRGRYGLIFPVSLISLFPIILYLWTMCSCKLKVSHSILYI; this is encoded by the exons ATGAGAACGATATTTTTGACATGCGGTTTTCTCCTTTCCG TTGTCGCATTTGGAAAAGCTTGTGGGCCTAGTGAATATaaatcagctgctgaagagtGCTGCCCCATGTGCAATATTG GATCAGTAGTACGCAGTGACTGTAGTGGGGATTTGAGTACTACATGCAAACCCTGCAGTCCAGGAACATTCATTAGTGAACCAAACGGCCTTCACAAATGCTTCACATGCAGAGACTGTGGtgaaa GTCAAGGCCTTTACATCCAGAGTACATGCACTACAATAAAAGACACTATCTGTGATGTGCTTGATGGCTATTACTGCATTGATTACTCCAATTCACAGTGCCATCATGCTCAGAAACATAGTGTTTGTAAACCAGGACAAGAAACAAAAAGACCAG GAACAAAGACTTTGGATACAATATGTGTGAACTGTCCTCAtggatttttttctccatcGGGTCTAATCTGCACCAAATGGACAGA ttgCACAGCTAGGAATCAAATACAGACAGAAGTTGGCGACTCTGTTAAAGATGTCATATGCACACCAAAAAGTCGGGGAAGATATGGTCTCATATTTCCGGTGTCTTTAATATCATTGTTCCCCATAATTCTATACCTGTGGACAATGTGCA gTTGTAAACTTAAGGTAAGTCATTCAattctttacatttaa
- the LOC131545334 gene encoding tumor necrosis factor receptor superfamily member 14-like isoform X2, translated as MRTIFLTCGFLLSVVAFGKACGPSEYKSAAEECCPMCNIGSVVRSDCSGDLSTTCKPCSPGTFISEPNGLHKCFTCRDCGESQGLYIQSTCTTIKDTICDVLDGYYCIDYSNSQCHHAQKHSVCKPGQETKRPGTKTLDTICVNCPHGFFSPSGLICTKWTDCTARNQIQTEVGDSVKDVICTPKSRGRYGLIFPVSLISLFPIILYLWTMCSE; from the exons ATGAGAACGATATTTTTGACATGCGGTTTTCTCCTTTCCG TTGTCGCATTTGGAAAAGCTTGTGGGCCTAGTGAATATaaatcagctgctgaagagtGCTGCCCCATGTGCAATATTG GATCAGTAGTACGCAGTGACTGTAGTGGGGATTTGAGTACTACATGCAAACCCTGCAGTCCAGGAACATTCATTAGTGAACCAAACGGCCTTCACAAATGCTTCACATGCAGAGACTGTGGtgaaa GTCAAGGCCTTTACATCCAGAGTACATGCACTACAATAAAAGACACTATCTGTGATGTGCTTGATGGCTATTACTGCATTGATTACTCCAATTCACAGTGCCATCATGCTCAGAAACATAGTGTTTGTAAACCAGGACAAGAAACAAAAAGACCAG GAACAAAGACTTTGGATACAATATGTGTGAACTGTCCTCAtggatttttttctccatcGGGTCTAATCTGCACCAAATGGACAGA ttgCACAGCTAGGAATCAAATACAGACAGAAGTTGGCGACTCTGTTAAAGATGTCATATGCACACCAAAAAGTCGGGGAAGATATGGTCTCATATTTCCGGTGTCTTTAATATCATTGTTCCCCATAATTCTATACCTGTGGACAATGTGCAGTGAgtga